The DNA sequence ATGCTTGTAGAAACTTGAAGAGGCTCTCGTTTATTCCTCTCTCCTCTATGTAACTGTGAAATGCATCCCTCATGGATTCATCTAGGTCTCTGTCAATTCACATGTTTATCCGTCAAACATAGCATGAACCATTCTCACTTACAAacatcaaaaatataaaatttcaaaatttacatTTGCATTAACCTTCCTTGAGGTTTGCTAAAATTCAACCCGACTCTCCTATTCGTTCAAGTGCCATTGATTTCCACCTAGCTCTGGTTTGTGTTTTATTTAGAACTACATTATTTTCTAAGTCTTGGAGGGAAATTAGCACAGGTTTTCATAAATAGAGGAGAATCCAGTCGAATTTCATGAATCCTTAGAGGAGGTGATCATGTAAATGTAATTTGCCCTAAACTATATGGAATAAGACCATACAAACTCTAAGTCTAAACCAAAATGAATGCTTCTTCTATGTGGCGAGTTAATACCCATTTTGGCCCCCCGTGAAATTAGATCCCGGCCTCATTTTCAACCCCCAAATTTCAATTTACCTAATCTAGTCCTCCAAATATGCAATTGTGACTCACGTTTGCCCCTGGGATAATCTCTGTGAACGGGGTACTGAGTTGGCATGTTTTGGCAATCAACTGTTACTCTGGCAAAAAGAGATTAAACAATCTTTGTCTAAGCTTTACAACGCCACTAATGCATCAAACTACACAAGCTTCATCCCTTCCAATTCGACCAAACTCCTCCTTGCCTTAGGGCATAGTAACAAGAAAATAGGCACCCTTTTGCTTTTAGAAAACTAATACTTAAGTTTCTCTGTTATCTTAGACTAGAAACTCTTCAACATTTATCCAAGTAGATGAAGAGCTGCCTACGATTTTCACTAAAAGGAAAAATTGTTAATTTGCCACCTAAAACCAACCCTAATTAGCAAGCTTATCAAACTGATAACAAGCTTAGGTCCCCAAATCAAGGTAACAATTTTACTAGTAAACTCTTAAGAGCTTACAATTTGAGTTCAGCAATTCAATTTTCCAGTTCCTGTGAACACCAGAGTTTGATTACCTTCCTAATGAGCTTAACTAACATCATTAACCAATTAGCTGCATCATTTCATGCCCTAACAAAGGAACTGAACCAAACACACAAACTTTTAagctataaaattttaaaataaataaaaaataaaaaattgtgaaCTTACGCAAAAGATGGACCAGCGTATTGCGAAGGAACGAGGAGGTAACCGCCACCAGATTCTTGAAGCTTAGGTCTCATTGAAACTGAGTGAATCCCCAGAGCATCTTCGTATAATCCGCACAGAAACATCAAGCATTCGTTCTGATTTGGTTTCGACACATCCACGTGAATGAACAGTTGATCAATGACTCCGCCACCGCCGCCGCCGTCGCCGTCTTCGTCGTCGTTGGCGGCCAAGCGCATGACGTAGATTGTGATCTCTTCGTCGCCGTAGTTCCGCTTCAGCACAGGGCCGTTAGAATCGAGTGCGCCTTTTACGATCGTGAACGGCGATGGAGGTCCAACTTTCTGCGACAAATAACGAatcagaaaataaataaataaataaaacctaATTTGAGAGGTTTAGGGTTTAAGAAGAGAGCATTACAGGGGGCATGTTCATTTTGGCGACTTCGAGATAGTGGTCTTTGAGGGAGCGGAGGAGCATCGAGTTCACGGCAGAAGAGATTGAGTTGGACGATGAGCTGCTGGTGGCGCCGCGGATTAACGAGGGGAATGGACGGCGGAGGGCGGCGGCGGCCGTGGCGGCGCCGACGAAGGCTCTCTTCCACATTTTGGTGTGTTTCTAGTTACTCTGCCTTGCTTGCTTCTAAGCTTCAGCTTAATATTAACTagtaattttttttggtgactaatattaactagtaattgaaaaaaaaaatattggtttacaaaaattaaaaattttaaatttatactgCCTTCACAACTAggtgattatatttttttagtttaattttgtcattttataaaatatttttaacgattttttcaattaaattttattttttagggcatcattacataaaatattatttttattattgtattaatatATGAATACATAATTTTGTCTCTATAATTTAACCAATTTGAGTtggttaaataattaatttattcattgaATAGTAATATACtcttaaataaagtttaaatttacAATAAACTAGTCATTAAGGCTGCGTTTGTTGACAGAAACAGGACAGACAAAAACACAGACATGAAATTGTGTTTGACAAAGGAGACATAAACAAAGACAATATATCCAGagatactgaattagtgtattttgtgtccatgaCAAGACATGAAGACACTAACAAgaaacacaacttattttttattttttctttcattattcttgttaatttttcataattatattttttattattatatttttgtctcaaattttttgaataaaaaaatgagaataaattagatttttatcttttgttctagtttatcaccaaatagaataacacaaaattttatatttctgtcatttaggctgcatttgtttacagagacaggacactGGGACAGAGACACAAGGACACAAATTGACAGAGGAAACATGGACAGagcagagacactgaattagtatattttgtgttcatcctgacaggaagaacacggagacactaaaaggacacaacttatttttcattttttctttcattattcttgttaatttttcataattatattttttattattatatttttcatctcaaattttttgaataaaaaaatgagaataaattgaatttttataatttattttagtttatcaccaaacagaatacaaatCAGTGTCTTATCTTATCCTATTCTCAGAAACAAACCCAACCTAATACCGAATTAGAAAATATtggaagaaataaaaataaatatgcgATTGaactcaatatttttttaatttttatatttctcgtattattattatgtacaaaTACTGTATAGTATTTTGTGTTGTCATGTTTGATCTTGCTTTTACACCTCCATAACAAATTAACAAGAATATAAACCAAGCATTTGCTTATTTATTACTATAAATTtgacattaaaagaaaaaaaaattaatagtctcTAGAGAATGGATATTGAATTATCTAAGAGTACTCTGTTCAGATTTCatcttaaatttatcaatttcatCAAAACCAAGCAGCATGCAAATAAATTTGCACTTTTGTCAAAACCTCACACCTCCATTCATCTCAAGCCCGTGATGTTTCCAACTTGTTGAaggaaattttctaaaaatttagtgAAGAACTAATGAAATTtcttacatatatatacaaagtAATAAAACACCACATGATCTGATAATTTTATGAGCTTCTGCTGTGAAGAGACTTGCTTGCTTGTGAGGCCAAGAccattgccttagcccttgtgctcaTCAACATTAACTCTCGCACCGCGCGACGCTGGTGTTGTCGTGCATTTTTCGCTCGCTTTGGAGCTAACCGGTTGTCCCTTTCCTCAAAGGCGAGCCGGAATTTCTCGGCCACTGATAATTCGGGGGAGGTTGAAGGAGAGGGCGAAGCGGGCTTCACTGCAAAACCACGCCCTCTCCATGTCTTGGGATCAATATCCTTCACAGCCACATCATCCAATACGGTATTTCGTAACGCTTCCCAAGGAACCTGAGTTCCCATAAACCCGAACACAGATGACTTCGGGTTCACTATGATCCGCGGACACTCGGTAGATATCTCGTCTAACGAATTATTGTCGATGTTTGGCTGCAGAAAGAAAACCATAAAATTAAGCGTCTAATGACTCATGCATTTGTGAGGACAAAGATCTGCATTCAATTACAAAAGAGAAAGATTTAATAGTTTCATACCCATACTAGCCACCTGAGTGATTGCGCGCCACTGGAAATTTCTTTCGTATCGAGCTCCTCCCAGGAATCCTCCTCGACATAGTCTAGCCTCGGTTTAAATATACTCAAGCACCTCCGAGCTGTATGATCGCTCCTCGGACACCCTCTGCAACATTATCCAATAATCTTGTCTTAAATCttcaattacataaaaaaatttccACTTTCtaaatatactttatttttaaaaaggttAAGAGAGAGAACTTTTTCGCTATCTACAACTCTCACCAGTCACCAGTTTAGAGAATGTTACCATTGTGAGGAGAAATCAAGCACCAAAGTCAAATCTTGACATTATGAACAGAAAAGCATGTAACAATGTCATGAATCTTGATCATTTTTAAAGAATTCAATTTACTTATACGAACTATTGAAATCCGGCATATGAACATAATACTAAAATGGCCCATTTAAGAAAATTTCTGGTTTTCAACTTCTGAGCATTGAAAATAGGCAAACTTTATAACAGAAATATgactaacaatggatgatgagaGATACGTACCCGCATCTCAATGTCTCTAATAAACGGCAGTGCTTCACAAGTTCGGATATACCAGTAGCAGTGATTTTGGTACATCGGCTGCAAATAGTCTCAATATATCAAGTGACtctgaaaaagagagagaagtataatataaaaaaaagcacACTAGACACGGCGGCAAACGTGTTTGCTTGGTAATTGTTTCGACAGAATCATAATCCTATACCTTATATCCAGAGCTTTAATTGATCTGCATACTTCGGCTGCTTTAATCAAGCCAATGTCGGAAACATCTGATCCAGAGACATCAAGGTATTCCCAAGAAGTATCAGCTAATGCAATCAGGacatcatcattcaacaactTTCTCCGTCTCGCAATAGCTGCCACTGCCGTCTATCATTTAGAATTAATTCTTTAACTGTAAGAATGCATCTTATGCATGACCTCTTTATCCGTACAAAGCGCAATAAAAGATTCTTAAGAATAAAGTTGTTCATGAAATTAAGCAATAAAGCAGTTTTTTTTTTACCCACAAAAAGGCTCTCCTAGAGAAAAAGTTTACAAACATTTCTTACGTGCATTCGCATTGCGCAGGCTACAACTTCGAAATTTTTCTTTACAGAAATATATGCTTGAATAAATGACCAATCAATAGATTTAACAGGTAGAATCattctctagaaaactacctttATCTCAGCTGGCAAACCGATAGCAATCTCCGCCAAATCCGTAATAATATCCTCCAAATGTTTTCCGATAACTCCAATGCATAGGCTAACCAAACTTGGAGGCTTCATCTTCTTAGGCAGTAGTCCTGCATATAATTTTATCCCAAAATTGAACCATATTAAGGCGCCGCCATGGCTCAAAACCTATGATCCACGAGTAAACTACCTAAACCTCAAGACAACCAAAGACACATACATACTGGCTCCATCAAAGAATACAAAACACATTCTAACAATCCTATTAAGGTGCAAAACTCAAACTGAACTTCCTTGAATATCATTAGCACAAGTCACAATAAACAAACACAGATTCTAAGCCTCAAAGGAAAATCCCTAAGTATACAATCTGCTACTTTCACAACATCAGCTACCATAATCAAAATAGGTATATAATCATATGGAATCAAACTTCAATAAAAGCTCCAAATGTATTTTATTCACCATTCCCAAATTTTCTATAAATTGGAACTGAATCTGAAATTTTCACACAAGCTAATTAATTGTCCAACCCCCCTCCctcttttttcttctaatttccaTTGACCATACCCCAAAAACAAAGCAAGTGCAATTCATCATAGAGCTCAGAAAGTTTGAAGCTTTaccaataaacaaacaaaaacaaaacacccCACCTcaggaaaaaataaaattgattacaTACAAAACCAAATTACCTTGAAATTGATGGTGGTTAGTTGCAATGGAAGTTTTGTTCTTGACGTTGGATTGGGGATTCAAATCGAGGTTTTGCAGAGAGGTTTCTAATTCCTTGGAAGCTTTACCTTTATccatcaaaaaaatcaaaacagcaaAAAACAGAGACAAGTATGTGCAAACACGATTGAATCAAAAATACACACACAACACAATACAATATCCCAGAAAGAGGTTCTTAGTATTTAgggatttaaaagaaaaaattgtttATTTATGTTCAGAAAAATAGAAACACACGATGCCGACTTGACTTACCATCCTGTTcctttcatatatat is a window from the Arachis hypogaea cultivar Tifrunner chromosome 17, arahy.Tifrunner.gnm2.J5K5, whole genome shotgun sequence genome containing:
- the LOC112764092 gene encoding uncharacterized protein At2g39795, mitochondrial gives rise to the protein MWKRAFVGAATAAAALRRPFPSLIRGATSSSSSNSISSAVNSMLLRSLKDHYLEVAKMNMPPKVGPPSPFTIVKGALDSNGPVLKRNYGDEEITIYVMRLAANDDEDGDGGGGGGVIDQLFIHVDVSKPNQNECLMFLCGLYEDALGIHSVSMRPKLQESGGGYLLVPSQYAGPSFADLDESMRDAFHSYIEERGINESLFKFLQAWLYVKEHRNLLRWFKTMGLFIDGKKPLTPSS
- the LOC112765794 gene encoding uncharacterized protein — translated: MDKGKASKELETSLQNLDLNPQSNVKNKTSIATNHHQFQGLLPKKMKPPSLVSLCIGVIGKHLEDIITDLAEIAIGLPAEIKTAVAAIARRRKLLNDDVLIALADTSWEYLDVSGSDVSDIGLIKAAEVCRSIKALDISRCTKITATGISELVKHCRLLETLRCGGCPRSDHTARRCLSIFKPRLDYVEEDSWEELDTKEISSGAQSLRWLVWPNIDNNSLDEISTECPRIIVNPKSSVFGFMGTQVPWEALRNTVLDDVAVKDIDPKTWRGRGFAVKPASPSPSTSPELSVAEKFRLAFEERDNRLAPKRAKNARQHQRRAVRELMLMSTRAKAMVLASQASKSLHSRSS